Proteins encoded together in one Saccopteryx leptura isolate mSacLep1 chromosome 7, mSacLep1_pri_phased_curated, whole genome shotgun sequence window:
- the MSTN gene encoding growth/differentiation factor 8 gives MQKLQIYVYIYLFMLSVAGPVDLNENTEQKENVEKEGLCNACTWRQNTKSSRIEAIKIQILSKLRLETAPNISKDAIRQLLPKAPPLRELIDQYDVQRDDSSDGSLEDDDYHATTETIITMPTDSDLLMQVEGKPKCCFFKFSSKIQFNKVVKAQLWIYLRPVKTPTTVFVQILRLIKPMKDGTRYTGIRSLKLDMNPGTGIWQSIDVKTVLQNWLKQPESNLGIEIKALDENGHDLAVTFPGPGEDGLNPFLEVKVTDTPKRSRRDFGLDCDEHSTESRCCRYPLTVDFEAFGWDWIIAPKRYKANYCSGECEFVFLQKYPHTHLVHQANPRGSAGPCCTPTKMSPINMLYFNGKEQIIYGKIPAMVVDRCGCS, from the exons aTGCAAAAACTGCAAATCTATGTTTATATTTACCTGTTTATGCTGAGTGTTGCTGGTCCAGTGGATCTAAATGAGAACACCgagcaaaaagaaaatgtggagaAAGAGGGGCTGTGCAATGCATGTACTTGGAGACAAAACACTAAATCTTCAAGAATAGAAGCCATAAAAATTCAAATCCTCAGTAAACTTCGTCTGGAAACAGCTCCTAATATCAGCAAAGATGCTATAAGACAACTTTTGCCCAAAGCTCCTCCACTCCGGGAATTGATTGATCAGTATGATGTCCAGAGAGATGACAGCAGTGATGGTTCCTTGGAAGATGATGATTATCACGCTACGACAGAAACGATCATTACCATGCCTACAGATT CTGATCTTCTAATGCAAGTGGAAGGAAAACCCAAatgttgtttctttaaatttagcTCTAAAATACAATTTAACAAAGTAGTAAAGGCCCAACTGTGGATATATCTGAGGCCCGTCAAGACTCCTACAACAGTGTTTGTGCAAATCCTGAGACTCATCAAACCCATGAAAGACGGTACAAGGTACACTGGAATCCGATCTCTGAAACTTGACATGAACCCAGGCACTGGTATTTGGCAGAGCATTGATGTGAAGACAGTGTTGCAAAATTGGCTCAAACAACCTGAATCCAACTTAGGCATTGAAATCAAAGCTTTAGATGAGAATGGTCATGATCTTGCTGTAACCTTCCCAGGACCAGGAGAAGATGGGTTG AATCCCTTTTTAGAAGTCAAGGTAACAGATACACCAAAAAGATCTAGAAGAGATTTTGGACTTGACTGTGATGAGCACTCAACAGAATCTCGATGCTGTCGTTACCCTCTAACTGTGGATTTTGAAGCTTTTGGATGGGATTGGATTATTGCACCCAAAAGATATAAGGCCAATTATTGCTCTGGAGAGTGTGAAtttgtatttttacaaaaatatccTCATACTCATCTGGTACATCAAGCAAACCCTAGAGGTTCAGCAGGCCCCTGCTGTACTCCCACAAAGATGTCTCCAATTAATATGCTATATTTTAATGGCAAAGAACaaataatatatggaaaaattcCAGCCATGGTAGTAGATCGCTGTGGGTGCTCATGA